One window from the genome of Motacilla alba alba isolate MOTALB_02 unplaced genomic scaffold, Motacilla_alba_V1.0_pri HiC_scaffold_35, whole genome shotgun sequence encodes:
- the PSENEN gene encoding gamma-secretase subunit PEN-2, with protein sequence MNLERVSNEEKLQLCRKYYLGGFLLLPFLWLVNVVWFFREAFLAPPFGEQPRIKRYVLRSALGAGLWGLGLGVWVGLFQSRRGQWGALGDALSFTQPMGEP encoded by the exons ATGAACCTGGAGCGCGTCTCCAAcgaggagaagctgcagctgtgccGCAAATACTACCTGg GTGGGTTCCTGCTCCTCCCGTTCCTGTGGCTGGTGAACGTGGTCTGGTTCTTCCGCGAGGCGTTCCTGGCGCCGCCCTTCGGGGAGCAGCCGCGCATCAAACGCT ACGTGCTGCGCTCGGCGCTGGGGgcggggctctgggggctgggCCTGGGCGTGTGGGTGGGGCTGTTCCAGAGCCGCCGCGGCCAATGGGGAGCCCTGGGCGACGCCCTCAGCTTCACCCAGCCAATGGGAGAGCCCTGA